CATGGGGATCTCTTTTTGTTTTTCTAAAAAGAAAATTTAATTATAAATGGAAAGGGAGCTATTTCATTTTTATGTAATCTTCTACTGTCAGTTCAAGGTCACTTATTATTTTATGGATCAAACCTCTTGGCAGTATTTTTCCCGGATGAACTGGTATTGTTGTCGTCCTCACGTTGGGTGCGGCCATATAGTAGACTTCCTCGTTGCCGAACCATCTCAAAACCCTGTTTGAAGGCAATCTTACACATTTCTTCTCCCAGGGTGAGTGGCAGTTTCACTGGAAATCACTTCAATCTTAAGCCTCAATTTCAATTTTTTGAATTCCCTGGAATTTAATGAGTGGCAGATTCGTTTTTCGATTTTAAGAGCTCTAGATGGGCCAGGATAGCTTCCCGGATTTTTCCATTAACTCGTCAAGCGTATCTCCATAGCTGTAGCATCCTTTTATTTCAGGAACGGTCCTATATAGATCCCATCTTCATCTTTTTCAATTAGAACGACAAACTTTTGTTTTGTCATATTGACTATTTCATACTCTCTATTTTATTCTATAAATAGGTAGATATGGCTTTAAAGGTGGGTTCGGAATCTGCTGGAACTTATAATGCTAACTCTATAGTATTAATTCCACAAGTATTAATGCCACAATTGGACCACAAAAAGAACATATAAGCATAAATTGAAAGCATAAATTGAGTCATTTGCTGGTTTAATTACAGCTATTTTGAGAAGATCTGACAGTTAGAAGTTCTTTACCATTGGAATTAATCCAAAAATTTACAATAATCAGTAAAAATAGAGAAATATACAACGGGACTGCCAGATATCATTTGGGCAGTACTTTCCTTGTTTCCAACAAGAAAAGCATGGAACCTAAAAATGAAATAATACTCAATAACTCTATCAAGTCCCCGAAAGAAGGTGGTGTGATAGACATCGACCGAAGTAGATAAGATCCTATTAAGATCTCGGCCCAAAAAAACATAAAGATAGCAGACATCAATGCCAGTGCGATTTTTATCCTCATCAAATCATCGCCATAAAATATAAAATTGGGTAAAAATTATTCACCCTATCAAGCCATAGAATTCGGTTATTGATCCTTCGTCTCCTGCTGCACCATCTACAACCCTCAGCCACCAGTTGTGTATGTTTTTGTACGCCTTCCGCATATACTGAAAGCTGGAGGTTATCATCACTTCCTCCCTCATGGTCCCATAACTTCAAAACTACAATTTTTTTCTACTGTCTAAAATCAATTCAATGGCGAAATAAAAACAAAAGGTTCGTTTCAAAATTTAAGTTTGTATTCTTTTGAAGAGCATACCCCATCAGCTCTCTATTAATTTCTTTGAATATTGGATTTTAGAATCAACCTTATTTTAGAGTAAGAAAACTACTCAAAAATTTTATTGACTCAATGGACTCAATGAGCAGAAGTGAAATTGCTTTTGGGATAAGCTCACTGTTAAATTAAATTGAAAAAAAGAAGCCCGCCCTGAGGCGAGCTGAGATAAGTTTTTGAATGTATTTATCCGAAGAGGGCGCCGAGACCGGCCATTCCGTCTTCTTCAGAGGTGTCTTCTTCTTCCTCTTCAGGCTCTTCGGCAGGAGCTTCTGCTGCTGCGGGTGCGGCTGCTGCGGGTGCGGCTGCTGCTGCAGGGGCTGCGAATGCTGCCTTTGCGATAGCTTCTTCAATGTCTACGCCTTCAAGGGCTGCGACAAGGGCCTTTGCCCTGGCTTCGTTCACTTCGATACCGGCTGCCTGAAGAACGGCAGTGATTGCTTCTTCGGTAATTGCTTTACCAGCGTTGTGCAATAAGAGAGCTGCATATATGTATTCCATCATTAATCACCTAACTTTGTATTAGCGTAAATGTAAGTACGTTTATCCGAAAAGGGCACCGAGTCCGGCCATTCCGTCTTCTTCGGCATGGTCCTCTTCTTCCTCTTCAGGTTCTTCTTCCTTCTTTTCTTCTTCTGCTGCTGCAGGAGCTGCTGCTGCTGCTGCTGCGCTTGCGGCTGCCCCAAGAACTTCTCTCAGGCCTTCATCCACGGCATTTGCATCCTTGTCTGCGGCTTCGGATGCAACGGATGTCATCTGGACGTGGGCTTTTGCCAGCAGGGCATCCATAACTCCGGGTTCAAGGATAACAGCATTGACACCAAGGTTCTTTGATTCTGCATAGGCTTTTGCCAGCAGGGTGCCGATTGTTGCGCCTGTCGGGAATGCGGTGTTGACTGAGAGGTTGAAAGCGTTCTGAGCTGCCCTGATAATGTCAGAGAAGTACTTGCTTTCATCAACTGCAAGGAGTTCAGGCTCGTAAATTGTCCCGTCATCGTAGGCTGCTCTAAGGTCAAGCCCAACAATGAGTGGGTATATCTCCAGCTTTGAGAGCATGGTAGCGAGCTTCTGAGGGACTGCCTCGCCTGCTTTACAGACAACTTTCGTTTCCTTTACTGCCACCTTTCCGGCTTCGATTGAAGCGGGAATTCCTGCGCTCTGGAGTTCACCCAGAATCGGGCCAGGCGGGAAACTGGTGGGCCCCTTCTGGACAGTTATGTCAGCAGGAGCTATTGCGCCTCCTTTGATTGGAGAAGGAGTCTTTGTCTGCTCGAGCAGTTTGTAAAGCTTGAAGGGACTTTCATTGGTGAATATCAGAGCAGTCTGCTTGTCCAGATATTTGTTCATGTCGGGAATGGTTTCCCCGAGCTGGTCTAAAGCACGCTCTGTGAGGGTGTTCCTGGAGACTTTGAGCACCGCAACGTCCTTAAGGTCCCGGCGAATCTTCTGGATCTTGGTTGCGAGGATGCCTTCGATCCCTACCATCCCGAAAACCTTGTGAGACTGGATGAGTTCCTTAATGTTTTCGATTTCATCCTTTTTCCACTGCGGGACGTGCTCGGTGTGATGCCTTTCTTCTGCCATTTACACCACCCTCTCTGATTTTCCCATGGTTGTCGTGACATAGACCGTTCTGAGGTTGTGCTTGCCCTTATCGAGGACACGCTCAAGCCTGGCCATAATAGTCTCAATATTCTCGGCAAGGTCATCGGGATTCATATCCCTTCTGCCGACAGCCACGTGGAAGGTAAGTCTGTCTTTTGACCTGAGCTTGACCGCATTTTGTTTGCTCTGAATCAGTTCACCGATATCCTTGTTTGGCATGAGCGGGATAGGCATTTTACCTCTGGGTCCCAGAACAATACCAAGGTTCTTACCGATAATCGGCATGAACTGAGTTTCTGCAATAAAAAGGTCGCATTCGTTTGCAAGAACTCTAGCTTTATTTTTGTCAGCTGCCAGTTCCTCGAGCTCAACGTCAGAAATAACATACGCAGCACCGGCAGCCTTTGCCCTCAGGCCAACGTCACCTTTTGCAAAAACGCCGATCTTTAGCTCTTTTCCGAGCCCGTGCGGAAGAATTACTTCTTCATCGACTCTGTTCTTTGGTTGGTTCATGTCAAGGTTCTTTAAGTTTATCGCCAGGTCCACGCTTTCCGAGAAATTGCGCTTTGGCGACTCCTCAATAACTTTCTTGACAGCTTCCAGTATAGTTCTTTCTACCATCTTGTTCCTCCCCGTAGTGTTTGAACCGAATGTCCAGACAGCCGTTTCGGCTTACTACGGTGGTCGTAGGGGCTCCCCTTTCCGGGTTCTGTTACTCTTAACAGTAAGCCACCAATAACTTCCTTTTAGTTATTCTAATAGAAAACTGTTCAAGGCTCTTGTGCTATTAGTGGTATCCGATTTAAAACTATTGGTGTGTAGCCAGATCCCGGATTTAAAGGTGGGAGGGGATAAAAGGCTTACCACTCCTCGCCTGCAAGCATATCGTCAAATTTGCCTGCATCGAGTGCTTTCTGGCAGTCTTTTGCCTTCATTCCCTCTACGTTCACGCCCATAGGGACACAGGTACCCATAACCTCTTTCATTGTAGCTTTGAGGTCGTAAGAAAGTACGTCTTCCTTTTTCATCCGGGCGATCTTTGCAACCTGCGGGATGGTGAGGTTTCCAACAACCTCGCTTCCTGCATTTCCTGATCCTTTCTGGATCCCAAGCTCTTTCATGACAAGGGATGCAGTTGGGGGAGTGCCTACCTCGATCTCGACATTTTTCTTGTCGTCAACAATTACTTTCACAGGGACCTGCATTCCATTGTAGTCCCTTGTTTTTTCGTTGATCTTTTCGACCACTTCTTTTATGTTGACCCCGAGCGGACCAAGTGCCGGACCTAATGGAGGTCCGGGATTCGCTTTTCCTCCGGGGACAAGTGCTTCAACAATACTTGTCATCTGAGTCTCACCGGTTTTTATAAGTATGAGTTTTGTAGATTTGTTTCAATCCACTCTGAGTACTGGTGATTTTGTTTATTAATAAGCTTGAATTTTTGGAATTCCCATCCGATTCTGGCTTATTCGTTCTCTTTTTTGAGTATTCTCACGGTGTCACCGCGAATAGTGATAGGGATCGGAACCACAGCATCGAAGAGTTCCACAGTAATTTCCTCGTGCCCTTCATCAACCCTTTTAACCCGGGCTTTTTCTCCCTTAAAGGGTCCAGAGGTGACCTCAATTATAGCCCCTTCTTTGATTCCGGTCACTACTGGTTTGGGCTTAAGGAAATGTTCGATTTCAGAGATCGAAGAACTCCCCTTAACAATGGCTCTTGCGTGCGGGATCGTCTGGATTGCCAGTTCAACAATTCCGGATTTGGGAGCCTCGACAAGAACATATCCTTTTAGCTCGTCAGGAGCCAGAATTGCCCTTATGTCCAGTTTCTCCTTTTTTGCGACCCTGGCAAGCGCCATTGCAACTGACCTTTCTTGGTTTGCTGTGGTTTTGATTACGAATATCTGGGAATCCTCACTCATCGGGCCACCCACTGGGGCAACATTGTCAGCAGTACGTAGATAATAAATCCGATTGCGCCCACAGCCAGAATACCGGCACCTGCAACTTTGGCAATGGTCAAGAACTCTTCCCTGGACGGTTTTTTCGTAAGTTTCAGGACCCTCAGGTGTGCCCGGATTGCCTGACCAACGCTTTTTGTGGTTATATTCGGTTCAAATGTGGAATCTACCAATTAATTCACATCCAGGTTTTGTATACATATTTAATTTTATCTGGAATTTCGCACACAGCTCTTCCTGTGTATAGTATATCCCCGAAGTTTGCTTTTTATCTCGCAGAATATCGGATTTTACTTCCAGGAAGAACGGGCGGATTATATTATTAATTCCTATTATATGAAGATATCACTGGCACGATCTTTGATACATCCTAAAATTTAGACGCAGGATTATTAATTACATAAAACCCCTAATCATGTCAGCAAAAGCTTTCATTTCTGGTGCCGAATTGTATCGGCATCATACTGCATTTACCATAAAAATAGTTTTCGATTGGATTTATATTCCTACGTTCCTTCTTTTTAGTTTAAGAGGAGGAAAACAGTATTTTTCTCCAACCGAACGTTTTTACCCATTTTTACCGTTTAATTTTCCTCTGATCACTCTACGAAGTCAATTCCGTACTTATATGTGATGTTCTTATCGTTTCCGTGTCCATAAATCTGGGCAGAGGTAACTCCTGTGACCACAATCATGGTACGTACTGTCTTTTCGAGGTCAGGATCAACCTGGGCACCCCAAATCAGGCGGGCATTGCTGTCTATGCGGCTGTAGACTTCCTGCACTACACACTCGGCTTCCGAAATGGTCATGTCAGGGCCTCCCACCACGTTAACAAGAGCAGAGGTTGCACCTGAGATGTCCACATCAAGGAGCGGGCTGCGCAGTGCTTTCTGGACGGATTCGACAGCTTTGTTCTCGCCGTCTGATTCTCCAAGCCCTATCATAGCAACGCCTCCGTTTTGCATAACAGTCCTGATATCTGCAAAGTCAAGGTTGACAAGTCCGGGTTTTGTGATCAGTTCGGTTATACCCTTTACTGCTCTCATAAGGACTTCATCCGATACCTTAAAAGCGGCCTGAAGCGGAAGCCTTGGGACCACTTCGATCAGTTTATCGTTAGGGACCACAATCACCGTATCGGCAACATCTCTCAGGCGCTCGAGACCGGCTTCTGCATTTGTTCTTCTTACATGCCCTTCAACACTGAACGGAAGGGTTACGACCGCAATTGTAAGGGCGCCTGCATCTCTGGCTGCCTCAGCCACTATAGGTGCGGATCCGGTTCCTGTTCCTCCTCCAAGGCCTGCGGTAATAAAGACCATATCCGAGCCCTGGACGATTTTGTTAATCTCATCAATACTCTCGATTGCAGCGTCTTCTCCTATCTGGGGGAGGCTACCGGCCCCAAGTCCTCTGGTTTTCTTTCTCCCGATGAGAATCTTTTTGCCGGAGCGAATATGAAGAAGGTGCTGAGCGTCAGTGTTTATGGC
The genomic region above belongs to Methanosarcina horonobensis HB-1 = JCM 15518 and contains:
- a CDS encoding type II toxin-antitoxin system HicA family toxin, translated to MKLPLTLGEEMCKIAFKQGFEMVRQRGSLLYGRTQREDDNNTSSSGKNTAKRFDP
- the rpl12p gene encoding 50S ribosomal protein P1, which encodes MEYIYAALLLHNAGKAITEEAITAVLQAAGIEVNEARAKALVAALEGVDIEEAIAKAAFAAPAAAAAPAAAAPAAAEAPAEEPEEEEEDTSEEDGMAGLGALFG
- a CDS encoding 50S ribosomal protein L10, with the translated sequence MAEERHHTEHVPQWKKDEIENIKELIQSHKVFGMVGIEGILATKIQKIRRDLKDVAVLKVSRNTLTERALDQLGETIPDMNKYLDKQTALIFTNESPFKLYKLLEQTKTPSPIKGGAIAPADITVQKGPTSFPPGPILGELQSAGIPASIEAGKVAVKETKVVCKAGEAVPQKLATMLSKLEIYPLIVGLDLRAAYDDGTIYEPELLAVDESKYFSDIIRAAQNAFNLSVNTAFPTGATIGTLLAKAYAESKNLGVNAVILEPGVMDALLAKAHVQMTSVASEAADKDANAVDEGLREVLGAAASAAAAAAAPAAAEEEKKEEEPEEEEEDHAEEDGMAGLGALFG
- a CDS encoding 50S ribosomal protein L1 translates to MVERTILEAVKKVIEESPKRNFSESVDLAINLKNLDMNQPKNRVDEEVILPHGLGKELKIGVFAKGDVGLRAKAAGAAYVISDVELEELAADKNKARVLANECDLFIAETQFMPIIGKNLGIVLGPRGKMPIPLMPNKDIGELIQSKQNAVKLRSKDRLTFHVAVGRRDMNPDDLAENIETIMARLERVLDKGKHNLRTVYVTTTMGKSERVV
- a CDS encoding 50S ribosomal protein L11, producing MTSIVEALVPGGKANPGPPLGPALGPLGVNIKEVVEKINEKTRDYNGMQVPVKVIVDDKKNVEIEVGTPPTASLVMKELGIQKGSGNAGSEVVGNLTIPQVAKIARMKKEDVLSYDLKATMKEVMGTCVPMGVNVEGMKAKDCQKALDAGKFDDMLAGEEW
- a CDS encoding transcription elongation factor Spt5 codes for the protein MSEDSQIFVIKTTANQERSVAMALARVAKKEKLDIRAILAPDELKGYVLVEAPKSGIVELAIQTIPHARAIVKGSSSISEIEHFLKPKPVVTGIKEGAIIEVTSGPFKGEKARVKRVDEGHEEITVELFDAVVPIPITIRGDTVRILKKENE
- a CDS encoding protein translocase SEC61 complex subunit gamma — protein: MVDSTFEPNITTKSVGQAIRAHLRVLKLTKKPSREEFLTIAKVAGAGILAVGAIGFIIYVLLTMLPQWVAR
- the ftsZ gene encoding cell division protein FtsZ, which produces MRSIVEEALARSALEGRIGQGENSNSDYSNEDIEVDAELEEILRSLKTTIKVVGCGGGGSNSIQRMMGEGIQGADLVAINTDAQHLLHIRSGKKILIGRKKTRGLGAGSLPQIGEDAAIESIDEINKIVQGSDMVFITAGLGGGTGTGSAPIVAEAARDAGALTIAVVTLPFSVEGHVRRTNAEAGLERLRDVADTVIVVPNDKLIEVVPRLPLQAAFKVSDEVLMRAVKGITELITKPGLVNLDFADIRTVMQNGGVAMIGLGESDGENKAVESVQKALRSPLLDVDISGATSALVNVVGGPDMTISEAECVVQEVYSRIDSNARLIWGAQVDPDLEKTVRTMIVVTGVTSAQIYGHGNDKNITYKYGIDFVE